In Miscanthus floridulus cultivar M001 chromosome 5, ASM1932011v1, whole genome shotgun sequence, one genomic interval encodes:
- the LOC136454122 gene encoding uncharacterized CRM domain-containing protein At3g25440, chloroplastic-like codes for MATRILSRQNLRKLASFTLQNISQRQLISPYPPALRSTIASPSKFLTPLYLSGHSLAVRWVTYGSVNLVLSDDGKPKFQIEEVEPSTKRRYLTKKRLKVQRKKEKKKRKEANKNDPRRIRPKGKKIKQKFPTPEARLKYKIEKAKLKEARLVEKLKKYEIAKAQGPMAKPDDLSGEERFYLKKVSQKKSNYVPVGRRGVFGGVILNMHLHWKKHETVKVICKPCKPGQIQEYANEIARLSGGIPVNIIGDDTIVFYRGKNYVQPEVMSPVDTLSKKKALEKSKYEQSLETVRRFIAISEKELELYYRHVALYGIPQSHKADLVCGDDREASLLKMGGLDQGKDQEPHLATNQFSDLHISDVSESDEEDSSGSEYDVNNNETESMTSISEDASVSDHGGLANWGEV; via the exons ATGGCAACCCGTATCCTGTCGCGTCAAAATCTGAGAAAGCTGGCTTCATTCACTCTCCAGAATATATCCCAGAGGCAACTAATTTCACCTTACCCTCCAGCTCTCAG ATCTACTATTGCTTCTCCCAGCAAATTCCTCACCCCCCTTTACCTGTCTGGGCATTCATTGGCTGTGAGATGGGTAACCTATGGATCAGTGAATCTAGTTCTGTCTGATGATGGAAAGCCCAAGTTTCAAATTGAGGAGGTGGAGCCCTCCACAAAGAGAAGGTACTTGACAAAGAAGCGCTTGAAGGTTCAgaggaagaaggaaaagaagaagaggaaggaggcAAATAAAAATGATCCACGGCGCATCAGGCCCAAGGGAAAGAAGATAAAACAAAAATTTCCCACACCTGAAGCTAGGCTCAAATATAAGATCGAGAAG GCCAAACTAAAGGAAGCTAGGTTGGTCGAAAAACTAAAGAAGTATGAGATTGCCAAAGCTCAAGGCCCTATGGCTAAACCAGATGATCTTAGTGGCGAGGAAAGATTTTACTTGAAGAAGGTTTCACAGAAAAAATCAAATTATGTCCCTGTTGGAAGGCGAGGAGTGTTTGGAGGCGTAATTCTGAACATGCATTTGCATTGGAAAAAACATGAAACTGTGAAGGTCATATGTAAGCCCTGCAAACCAGGGCAGATCCAGGAATATGCAAATGAGATAGCCCGACTGAGTGGTGGTATCCCTGTCAACATCATTGGAGATGACACCATAGTCTTCTACCGAGGAAAGAACTATGTTCAGCCAGAAGTTATGTCACCTGTTGATACGCTGTCAAAGAAAAAG GCACTTGAAAAATCAAAATATGAACAGTCGCTGGAGACAGTTCGGCGTTTCATTGCAATATCTGAAAAGGAGCTTGAACTTTATTATCGGCATGTTGCACTTTATGGAATTCCACAATCCCACAAAGCTGATCTTGTTTGTGGTGATGATAGAGAAGCTTCTTTGCTTAAAATGGGGGGATTGGATCAAGGGAAGGACCAAGAGCCTCATTTGGCTACCAATCAGTTTTCTGATCTTCACATCAGTGATGTTTCTGAATCTGATGAAGAAGATAGTTCCGGTAGTGAATATGATGTTAATAACAATGAGACTGAAAGCATGACCAGCATTTCTGAAGACGCCAGTGTTTCTGATCATGGCGGTTTAGCCAACTGGGGCGAAGTGTGA
- the LOC136455611 gene encoding 26S proteasome non-ATPase regulatory subunit 11 homolog has product MRVEARLAALLCKIMVNQADDVAGIISSKAGLKYLGPDVDAMKAVADAYSKRSLKYFETALRDYKSQLEEDPIVHRHLSSLYDTLLEQNLCRLIEPYSRVEIAHIAEMIELTVDHVEKKLPQMILDKKFAGTLDQGAGCLIIFEDPKTKEIFPATLETISNVMRSAKIMA; this is encoded by the coding sequence ATGCGTGTGGAGGCGAGGTTGGCGGCTCTCCTGTGCAAGATAATGGTTAACCAAGCTGATGATGTTGCAGGGATAATCTCATCTAAGGCTGGCCTAAAATATCTGGGTCCTGATGTTGATGCTATGAAGGCTGTTGCTGATGCATACTCTAAAAGATCTCTCAAGTATTTTGAAACTGCCCTTCGCGATTACAAGTCCCAACTGGAGGAGGACCCTATTGTCCACAGGCATCTTTCTTCTCTGTATGATACGCTCTTGGAGCAGAACCTCTGCAGGTTGATTGAGCCCTATTCAAGGGTGGAGATTGCTCATATAGCGGAGATGATTGAATTGACGGTTGACCATGTTGAGAAGAAGCTGCCGCAGATGATCCTCGATAAGAAATTTGCTGGGACTCTAGATCAAGGTGCTGGCTGCCTCATTATCTTTGAGGATCCCAAGACGAAGGAAATCTTCCCTGCCACTCTCGAAACCATTTCGAATGTCATGAGGTCGGCCAAGATCATGGCTTGA